AAATAGAACAAGAATTAAAAGAAAGTGAACAACGCTTTAACGTAGCCATAGCCGGTTCAAGCGATGGTATTTGGGACTGGGATGTGAAAACCAATTCAGTTTATTTTTCAGGTCGGTTTAAAACCATGTTAGGTTACACTGAAAACGATTATTTGGATGGCCCAAAATTTTTAATAGAAGCTGCCCATCCAGATGATTATAACAGAACCGTTTTAGCTATTGAAAAAAGTTTATCAAATAAAACAAACTATAGCAATGAGTATCGTTTAAAACTAAAAACAGGAACCTATAAATGGTTTTTAGTAAGAGGCCAGGCTATTTGGGACGAAAACAATGCACCCATTCGTATGGCAGGTTCGTTAACAGATATACATGAAAAAAAATTAGCACAGGAAGAATTACAAAAAGCAAATGAGAGGTTGATTCAGAGTGAAGAAATGTTGCAAGAAAGCGATTCATTACAAAAAGCAATTATTTCAGCTTTACCCGATTTAATTTTTAGGAGCTCAGCTGATGGTACTTTTATTGATTACCATGCACCTGACAATGATTTATTAATTGTACCACCGGAAGAGTTTATTGGTAAAAAGCCTACTGATTTTATGGCTCCCGATTTAGGCAATGAGTTAATAAAAATAATTAATCATGTTGTAACAAGTCAGGAGCTGGTAAACTACGAATATTCGTTAAACTTAAATGATAAGGAATATGATTTTGAAGGTAGGATAGTGCCTTTTGGTACCAGCGAAGTGTTGGCTATAATCAGAAACGTTACTGATAAAAAAATTGCAGAAAAAGGAATTAAAGAAAGTGAAGAACGCTTTAAATCATTGGTACATAATATTTCCGATATTATTTCATTAATAGATGAGAAAGGATTTATAAAATACCAGAGCTCATCTATAAAACAGATAATGGGTTATGAAGAAAATGAATTACAAGGTAAAAACATTTTCGAAATAGTTCATCCTGAAGATCACTTAATAGTGGCTCAAGCATTTAAAAATGCGATAGAAAATGAAGGTAATAGCCCTGTTGCCGAATTTAGATTGTTAAATAAAAACGGTGATTATATTTATTTAGAAGCCCAAGGTAATAACCAACTAAATAACCCTTCAATAAAAGCAATTGTTGTTAACTCCAGGGATATATCGCAAAAGAAAAAAGCAGAATTCGAAAAACTTCAATTGATAAAAGAACTTACACAAAATAACAAAGAGCTTAAGCAGTTCTCCTATATTACTTCGCATAACATGCGAGCTCCTGTAACCAATTTAATGGCCATTGCCGATTTAATAGATTTAAGTAAAATTGAAGATAATGATAATAAAGAACTGATTAAAGGCTTTAAAACATCAACATTTCATTTAAACGAGACATTAAATGATTTGATAAAAATTCTTATTATAAAAGAAAATACCAACCAAAATTTACAATACATTAAGCTGGATACGTGTTTAGAAGAAGTAAAATATTCCATTGACTCTATTATAAAAAATGCACACACACAAATAGAAGTAGATTTCTCAGCGTCCAATGAAATATACTTTAATAATGCTTATATGGAGAGCATATTTTTAAATTTAATTACCAACTCCATTAAGTATAAACATCAAGATCGAAATCCAATTATTAGCATATATACCCAATTAGTTAATGGGCAAACAGTGCTTTATTTTCGGGATAATGGCATTGGATTTAACGAAGAAAAGGTAAAAGGGAAAATTTTTGGCTTGTACCAAAAATTCCATAATCATCCTGACAGCAAAGGAATTGGTTTGTATTTAGTGCAATCACAAATTAGCTCATTGGGCGGAACCATAGATGTAGAAAGCAAAGAAGGTGTTGGTACAAAATTTATTATTACTTTTGCCAAAAAATAAAATATGATTCCTTTAGTATTATGTGTAGATGATGATTCCATAACATTGATGTTATGCAATATGATTATGCAAAAGGCTTCGTTTAGCAAAAAAACAATTACCGCCACCAATGGCAAAGATGCCTTAAGTTATTTTTACGAACAAAGGAAACTGCCTGTTGCAGAGCAAAGCCTACCCTCGTTAATATTGCTTGATTTGAATATGCCCGTTATGGACGGGTGGGAGTTTTTAGAATTGTTTAATAATGATTTTGCTGATTTTCATAAAAGCGTTAAAGTAGTTATTTTGTCATCGAGCGTAAATCCGGAGGATAAACAACGAGCACATTCTTACCCTTTAATTATTGATTTTATTCCCAAGCCTTTAAGTGCAGTAAGTTTAGAAAAAATTAAACAGTTAGATGAAATAAAATCGTTTTTTCAAAGTGCCGGAGTATAACCCAAAAGAAATATTACTAAGTTTAGTACAAACAAAAATGCCCTATGGTAAATACAAAGATGTAACCATTTGTAATATACCTGTCTACTATTTGGAGTGGATGCAAAGGCAAGGTTTCCCAAAAGGAAAGCTAGGTGTACAGTTAGAAACCATGTACGAAATTAAACTAAATGGCCTCGAACATTTATTAACCCCCTTGAAGAATATTTAAAAAGTAAAATGGAAAGCCATAAACATTTTATTATACATAAGCCATTTGGTTACCTAAGTCAGTTTGTTGTTGATATAAAAAAGAAAAAGCTTTTAGGAGAGTTATATCCATTTCCTGATGGTATAATGGCCATAGGTCGCTTAGATGAGGATAGTGAAGGACTTTTACTGTTAACTACAGATGGTGCCGTAAGCGAATACATACGCAGCCGCAAAGTAGAAAAAGAATACTACGCACAGGTAGATGGCTTAGTAACAGATGAAGCCATTGAGCAAATGCAAAAAGGCGTTGAAATTGGGATTAGAAATGTAAAATATATTACCCAGCCATGTAAAGTATTCCGTTTAGCAGATAAGCCAGGTTTTGCAGAACGAACAAAAAAAATAAGAGATGAAAGGCATGGCCCAACTTGCTGGATTTCCATTACACTTACCGAAGGCAAATACCGTCAGGTTAGAAAAATGACCGCAGCCGTTGGTTTTCCAACATTGCGACTTTTTAGGGTAAGGATTGGAAATACCGTATTAGGTACAATGGAACCCGGAGAAGTAACAGAAGTGAGCCAATTTAAAATTTAAAACCCTTAGACATTTAAAGGTTCATTACTTTGTATATTATTGGTTAACTATTTAACAGAATAAATTAACATAATTTCATTTTATTTGCGGCTCCAAAAAATATATTATGAAGTTTTTTATTGATACAGCCAATCTTGCTCAAATTAAAGAAGCAAACGATTTAGGAATTTTAGATGGTGTTACAACCAATCCGTCATTGATGGCAAAAGAAGGTATTAAAGGCGATGCTGCTGTAATACAACATTACAAAGATATTTGTGCTTT
This DNA window, taken from Bacteroidota bacterium, encodes the following:
- a CDS encoding pseudouridine synthase codes for the protein MESHKHFIIHKPFGYLSQFVVDIKKKKLLGELYPFPDGIMAIGRLDEDSEGLLLLTTDGAVSEYIRSRKVEKEYYAQVDGLVTDEAIEQMQKGVEIGIRNVKYITQPCKVFRLADKPGFAERTKKIRDERHGPTCWISITLTEGKYRQVRKMTAAVGFPTLRLFRVRIGNTVLGTMEPGEVTEVSQFKI
- a CDS encoding response regulator; amino-acid sequence: MIPLVLCVDDDSITLMLCNMIMQKASFSKKTITATNGKDALSYFYEQRKLPVAEQSLPSLILLDLNMPVMDGWEFLELFNNDFADFHKSVKVVILSSSVNPEDKQRAHSYPLIIDFIPKPLSAVSLEKIKQLDEIKSFFQSAGV
- a CDS encoding DUF3820 family protein, yielding MPYGKYKDVTICNIPVYYLEWMQRQGFPKGKLGVQLETMYEIKLNGLEHLLTPLKNI
- a CDS encoding PAS domain S-box protein: MSLENENIILKQKLSQLEIELQQVRDTISIPLSKLKQETIYRQLIEYSSDIIYEINTEGLLTYISPSWTKLLGHQPQEVLGHQFEIFIHPNDLAERKAFLLKLIRNKTDDEIEYRVLHKNGNYIWYKSRVTIVKSGNEKFYIGNARDTSAEKYAQEKVHLVEFTIQKATMSVFWIKSNATFFEMSEAAHNTLGYTKDELMRLSIEDINPEYSIETWPNHWEELKKNKTLEFITKQKKKDGTELLVEIKANFIQFGDIELNCAFVTDISERSKIEQELKESEQRFNVAIAGSSDGIWDWDVKTNSVYFSGRFKTMLGYTENDYLDGPKFLIEAAHPDDYNRTVLAIEKSLSNKTNYSNEYRLKLKTGTYKWFLVRGQAIWDENNAPIRMAGSLTDIHEKKLAQEELQKANERLIQSEEMLQESDSLQKAIISALPDLIFRSSADGTFIDYHAPDNDLLIVPPEEFIGKKPTDFMAPDLGNELIKIINHVVTSQELVNYEYSLNLNDKEYDFEGRIVPFGTSEVLAIIRNVTDKKIAEKGIKESEERFKSLVHNISDIISLIDEKGFIKYQSSSIKQIMGYEENELQGKNIFEIVHPEDHLIVAQAFKNAIENEGNSPVAEFRLLNKNGDYIYLEAQGNNQLNNPSIKAIVVNSRDISQKKKAEFEKLQLIKELTQNNKELKQFSYITSHNMRAPVTNLMAIADLIDLSKIEDNDNKELIKGFKTSTFHLNETLNDLIKILIIKENTNQNLQYIKLDTCLEEVKYSIDSIIKNAHTQIEVDFSASNEIYFNNAYMESIFLNLITNSIKYKHQDRNPIISIYTQLVNGQTVLYFRDNGIGFNEEKVKGKIFGLYQKFHNHPDSKGIGLYLVQSQISSLGGTIDVESKEGVGTKFIITFAKK